The Mucilaginibacter terrae region ATGCTCCGTTTGATTACTATGACGATTATTACTATGGCTACAACAGCCCTTACCTTAATACTTATGCTTACAGCCCTTGGGGCATGGGCGGTTATGGCTACGGCGGCGGCTGGGGCTTAGGCCTTGGTTACGGCTTTGGCGGTGGCTGGGGCGGTTACGGAGGCTGGGGTTATAGCCCATGGGGTTATGGTATTGGTCTTGGCTATGGCTACGGCGGCTGGGGTTCGCCCTACTCTTACTGGGGAACCGGTTATGGCTACGGCGGTGGTTACTGGGGTGTATACTCGGCTAATAACAATTTACGCGCAAGACCAAACCGTAATTTCAACGGTTCGGGCCTGAGCGGTTCTGCTGCAGCACGTAGGGTTGGTTATAACGGCAATTATCCAAATGCAGCCAACTATCCTGGCCGTGCTACAAACAGTGAGCGTGGTGGTAATGGCAGCAATAGTGCCGGCAATACTAATTACGGCCGCCAATCGCGCGGTGTTCGCGAGAGCAATCCGCAACCTGTATATCGTCCAACAACGGTAGATCGTCCGGCTTACAACCCTGGCAACAGCGGTGGTAACTCTGGCGGCGGTGGTAGCAGCGGTGGCGGTGGCAGTCGCGGTGCACGTCCTTCAAGACCTTAATACTCTTATTGCAACACTATGAAAATTAAATATTTATTAGGCGCATTTGCTATAGTAGCATTTGCTCAAAATACCTATGCACAATATGTGCAGGATGCCATCCGGTTTTCAACCTTTCAGCCGGGAGCTACATCACGCATCAGGGCAATTGGTAATGCTGGTACCGCTATTGGTGGCGATTTGAGCTCGATAGGAAATAACCCTGCAGGTTTAGGTTTTTTCACCAAGTCTGAATTCAGCTTTACACCTGAATACAATGGATCGAACGTAAAATCATCCTACCTCGGTAATAACATGAAAGATACCCGTAATGCCGTTAATCTGAGCAATGCTTCTATCGTATTTCACTCAAGGATTAACTCGCCGCGCGGTGCCGATAAAAGTAAAGGCTTACTGAGTTTTAACTTTGGTGTTGGTTATAACCGCACCAATAATTTTTACGAAAATGTAAGCTATGGTGGTCAAAATGGAGCCAATAATATTGGTAACTATTATGCCAATTTAGCCAATGCTAATCATATACAGGGCGATACCAGACCGCAAGAGGGCACCCTTGAAGACGTGGCATACGGACAAAGCCTAATTGACCTTTATAATAATAATACAACACCACCCACCAACAGCTACCGTAGCAACACTGTTGGGGCAGTTGGTCAATTATCAAACGCTATGCGTACCGGCGGCCAATCGGAATTTAACCTGGCATTTGGTTTAAACAGCAGCAACAAGTTTTATTTTGGTGCGGCCTTAGGCATAAGCAGTTTGCGCTACAATTCCATCAACACTTTTACCGAAACCGGCACAGCCAATATTTTAGTCAATGGCAACCCGGTTAATACCCCATTTAATTCAAGCTACATACAAGACCAAACTACCAGCGGTAATGGTTTTAATATTAAACTGGGTATGATCGTAAGACCTGTTGATGAATTACGTATAGGTGTAACCTACACTTCGCCAACTTGGTATAATATTGATGATACTTACAGCGAGCGCATAAATACCCGCTTTAGTAATTCAAACCTATTGAGTGATGGTCAAAACTATCCCTTTACCTATAATTTGCGCACCCCGCAAAAACTGGGAGCTGGCTTAGCCTATTTTATTGGAAAATATGGTTTCATCACCGGTGACATTGATTACCTTGATTACTCAAGCGCCCGTTTAAGCTATAATGGCGATAGCGGTGATAACAGCGACATCAGAATGGGTTATCGCTCGGTAATTAACACCCGTTTTGGTGCAGAAGCACGTGTGGTAGACAACTTCTTTTTACGTGGTGGCTACAGCATACAAGGTAGCCCGCTTAAAACCGGCGGAACCGATATAAAAACTGCAAGTGGCGGCTTTGGTTATCGTTTCCAGAATTACTTTATTGATGCCACTTATACAAACATAAAAGCCGGTTCACAAGTAGTTCGTCCTTACGATATTGGTGCAACTACCCCTACTGCCAACCTCGACAGATCTTACAACAACGTGTTCCTCACTTTTGGCGTAAGATTTTAGTCAACAAAAGGCATATATAAAAAAAGACCTGCTCAATTTTTTGAACAGGTCTTTTTTATGCTTAATATTTTAACGGTTAGTCCTCGTTAACAAACGAACGCAGCATCCATGTATTCTTCTCTTTATACTGCATAAAGCGATTTACCATATC contains the following coding sequences:
- a CDS encoding OmpP1/FadL family transporter codes for the protein MKIKYLLGAFAIVAFAQNTYAQYVQDAIRFSTFQPGATSRIRAIGNAGTAIGGDLSSIGNNPAGLGFFTKSEFSFTPEYNGSNVKSSYLGNNMKDTRNAVNLSNASIVFHSRINSPRGADKSKGLLSFNFGVGYNRTNNFYENVSYGGQNGANNIGNYYANLANANHIQGDTRPQEGTLEDVAYGQSLIDLYNNNTTPPTNSYRSNTVGAVGQLSNAMRTGGQSEFNLAFGLNSSNKFYFGAALGISSLRYNSINTFTETGTANILVNGNPVNTPFNSSYIQDQTTSGNGFNIKLGMIVRPVDELRIGVTYTSPTWYNIDDTYSERINTRFSNSNLLSDGQNYPFTYNLRTPQKLGAGLAYFIGKYGFITGDIDYLDYSSARLSYNGDSGDNSDIRMGYRSVINTRFGAEARVVDNFFLRGGYSIQGSPLKTGGTDIKTASGGFGYRFQNYFIDATYTNIKAGSQVVRPYDIGATTPTANLDRSYNNVFLTFGVRF